One Natator depressus isolate rNatDep1 chromosome 6, rNatDep2.hap1, whole genome shotgun sequence DNA window includes the following coding sequences:
- the LOC141988754 gene encoding apoptosis-associated speck-like protein containing a CARD, with translation MENQSRISDLLQSALDNLLQEDIKRFKDKLSHSDFEGKGTIPRGRLENADRTDMKNLLMAFYGAAAAVDVTIDVFTQINLRDSAAKLRKEREKGEHAQEQTLGRFRGESQRGRSPGSPAANLGGGGFPAAFRVGEDLHPNGKPSELSAKGEHFVNRHRADLIQRVCMVDSIIDMLYGTMLDEEQYQSIRAEKTNPDKMRKLYEFMPSWNWYCKEQLYQALKAKNKFLIEELESK, from the exons ATGGAAAACCAAAGCAGAATCAGTGACCTGCTTCAAAGTGCCCTTGACAACCTTCTTCAGGAAGACATCAAAAGATTTAAAGACAAACTATCACATTCTGACTTTGAGGGGAAAGGTACCATCCCCCGAGGTCGGCTGGAGAATGCCGATAGGACCGATATGAAGAACCTCCTGATGGCATTCTATGGTGCAGCGGCTGCAGTGGATGTAACTATAGACGTTTTCACTCAGATCAACCTCCGAGATTCTGCTGCTAAActcagaaaagaaagagagaaag GTGAGCACGCACAGGAACAAACCTTGGGCAGATTCCGTGGGGAAAGTCAGAGGGGAAGATctcctgggagcccagctgccaaCTTAGGTGGAGGAGGCTTCCCTGCTGCCTTCCGGGTTGGAGAAG ATTTGCATCCAAATGGAAAACCGTCCGAGTTGTCTGCAAAAG GGGAACATTTTGTGAACCGGCACCGAGCAGACCTGATCCAACGTGTCTGCATGGTGGACAGCATCATAGACATGCTGTATGGCACTATGTTGGATGAAGAGCAATACCAGAGCATCAGAGCCGAGAAAACCAATCCAGACAAGATGCGGAAGCTGTATGAGTTCATGCCGAGCTGGAACTGGTACTGCAAAGAGCAGCTTTACCAGGCACTGAAGGCCAAGAACAAGTTCCTCATTGAAGAGCTGGAGAGCAAATAA